The genome window TCGGAAGGTGCGGCTGGATCACCTCCTTTCTAGAGTTTGCGTGAAAGTTAAGCGTCCACACTTATCGGGCTGTTAGTAAGAAAAGAACAGTGAATGTCGGCAGTGCGCAGGCAGTAATGCTTGTGCGGTGTTGGTTGGTACTGATCCAAACGGGTCTGTAGCTCAGTTGGTTAGAGCACCGTGTTGATAACGCGGGGGTCGTTGGTTCGAGCCCAACCAGACCCACCAAGAAATACGTAGTACCGGTTTCGGGGGTTTAGCTCAGCTGGGAGAGCACCTGCTTTGCAAGCAGGGGGTCGTCGGTTCGATCCCGTCAACCTCCACCAAGATGTCAAACCTAAGTTGATCTGCATGCAAGTGCAGACGTGATTTAGGTTTGATCTTTTAGATAGATCATTGGCTGTTTTTGTTCTTTAACAATTTGGAAGAAGTAAAGATTTATTGGTGCGAACCAATGATGCGGAAGCATTGTTAGTTTGCGCTGATGGGTTGTGATTGTATCAAATCAAATAGTATTGACGATCAGCTGCTCGCAAGGGCAGTCCAGTGTCAATACAGCAAACACGTAGTACTTGTTTGCCTTATAGCCGTCTTTCAGTTGCTTGCAACTGAGAGGCTAACGTTATAGGGACAAGCGAATAAGTGCACATGGTGGATGCCTTGGCGATATCAGGCGATGAAGGACGTAGTAGCTTGCGATAAGCTGCGGGGAGCTAGCAAACAAGCTTTGATCCGCAGATTTCCGAATGGGGAAACCCGGCCCTCTGGGTCATCACTCACTGAATACATAGGTGTGTGAAGCGAACGCGGCGAACTGAAACATCTAAGTAGCTGCAGGAAAAGAAATCAACCGAGATTCCCAAAGTAGTGGCGAGCGAAATGGGAACAGCCGCAAGTTTTAGCATCAGATATAGTGGAATGCTCTGGAAAGTGCAGCCATAGAGGGTGATAGCCCCTTACACGAAATATGTGGTGTGGAACTAAGCTTGCAACAAGTAGGGCGGGACACGAGAAATCCTGTCTGAACATGGGGGGACCATCCTCCAAGGCTAAATACTCGATATCGACCGATAGTGAACCAGTACCGTGAGGGAAAGGCGAAAAGAACCCCCGGAAGGGGAGTGAAATAGATCCTGAAACCGTGTGCATACAAACAGTAGGAGCGGACTTGTTCCGTGACTGCGTACCTTTTGTATAATGGGTCAGCGACTTACATTCAGTGGCAAGGTTAACCGTATAGGGAAGCCGTAGAGAAATCGAGTCCGAATAGGGCGTTCAGTCGCTGGGTGTAGACCCGAAACCAAGTGATCTACTCATGGCCAGGTTGAAGGTGCGGTAACACGCACTGGAGGACCGAACCCACTAATGTTGAAAAATTAGGGGATGAGCTGTGGGTAGGGGTGAAAGGCTAAACAAACTTGGAAATAGCTGGTTCTCTCCGAAAACTATTTAGGTAGTGCCTCAAGTATCACCATCGGGGGTAGAGCACTGTTATGGCTAGGGGGTCATCGCGACTTACCAAACCATTGCAAACTCCGAATACCGATGAGTGCGAGCTTGGGAGACAGACGTCGGGTGCTAACGTCCGGCGTCAAGAGGGAAACAACCCAGACCGCCAGCTAAGGTCCCAAAGATTGGCTAAGTGGAAAACGAAGTGGGAAGGCTAAAACAGTCAGGAGGTTGGCTTAGAAGCAGCCATCCTTTAAAGAAAGCGTAATAGCTCACTGATCGAGTCGTCCTGCGCGGAAGATGTAACGGGGCTAAGCCAGTCACCGAAGCTGCGGATATGCGTAAGCATATGGTAGGAGAGCGTTCTGTAAGCCTGCGAAGGTGTCTTGTAAAGGATGCTGGAGGTATCAGAAGTGCGAATGCTGACATGAGTAGCGATAATGGGGGTGAAAAGCCTCCACGCCGTAAGCCCAAGGTTTCCTGTTCAACGTTCATCGGAGCAGGGTGAGTCGGCCCCTAAGGCGAGGCAGAGATGCGTAGCTGATGGGAAGCAGGTTAATATTCCTGCACCGTCGTTAGATGCGATGGGGGGACGGATCGCGGAAGGTTGTCCGGGTGTTGGATGTCCCGGTTCCTGTGTCATAGAAGGCTGTTAGGCAAATCCGGCAGCGTAATTCAAGGGCATGGGACGAACGAATTTATTCGTGAAGCAATCGGAAGTGGTTCCAAGAAAAGCCTCTAAGCTTCAGTCTAACGAGACCGTACCGCAAACCGACACAGGTGGGCGAGATGAGTATTCTAAGGCGCTTGAGAGAACTCGGGAGAAGGAACTCGGCAAATTGGTACCGTAACTTCGGGATAAGGTACGCCCTTGTAGTTTGACTACTTTACTGTAGAAGGACGAAGGGGTTGCAATAAACTGGTGGCTGCGACTGTTTAATAAAAACACAGCACTATGCAAACACGAAAGTGGACGTATATGGTGTGACTCCTGCCCGGTGCTGGAAGATTAAATGATGGGGTGCAAGCTCTTGATTGAAGTCCCAGTAAACGGCGGCCGTAACTATAACGGTCCTAAGGTAGCGAAATTCCTTGTCGGGTAAGTTCCGACCTGCACGAATGGAGTAACGATGGCCACACTGTCTCCTCCCGAGACTCAGCGAAGTTGAAATGTTTGTGATGATGCAATCTACCCGCGGCTAGACGGAAAGACCCCATGAACCTTTACTGTAGCTTTGCATTGGACTTTTGAACCAATCTGTGTAGGATAGGTGGGAGGCTTTGAAGCGGGGACGCTAGTTCTCGTGGAGCCAACCTTGAAATACCACCCTGGTTTGTTTGAGGTTCTAACCTTGGTCCGTTATCCGGATCGGGGACAGTGCATGGTAGGCAGTTTGACTGGGGCGGTCTCCTCCCAAAGTGTAACGGAGGAGTTCGAAGGTACGCTAGGTACGGTCGGACATCGTGCTAATAGTGCAATGGCATAAGCGTGCTTAACTGCGAGACTGACAAGTCGAGCAGGTACGAAAGTAGGACATAGTGATCCGGTGGTTCTGTATGGAAGGGCCATCGCTCAACGGATAAAAGGTACTCTGGGGATAACAGGCTGATTCCTCCCAAGAGTTCATATCGACGGGGGAGTTTGGCACCTCGATGTCGGCTCATCACATCCTGGGGCTGTAGCCGGTCCCAAGGGTATGGCTGTTCGCCATTTAAAGTGGTACGTGAGCTGGGTTTAAAACGTCGTGAGACAGTTTGGTCCCTATCTGCCGTGGGCGTTGGAAATTTGAAGGGGGCTGCTCCTAGTACGAGAGGACCGGAGTGGACGAACCTCTGGTGTACCGGTTGTCACGCCAGTGGCATTGCCGGGTAGCTAAGTTCGGAAGAGATAACCGCTGAAAGCATCTAAGCGGGAAACTTGCCTTAAGATGAGATTTCCCAGAGCCTTGAGCTCTTTGAAGGGTCGTTCGAGACCAGGACGTTGATAGGTCAGGTGTGGAAGTGCAGTAATGCATTAAGCTAACTGATACTAATTGCCCGTACGGCTTGTCCCTATAACCTTAGCAGGTGTAGGCATTCAAGTAACGTGTGTGATTTGATACATAAAATCACAACCAGTAATACAAAATTTACTTCTTCCAGATTGGGTTATTTGCTCAAGTCAGCTTTAACGACTTAGCAGGTAACTTTACAAGTTATGCCTGATGACCATAGCGAGTTGGTACCACCCCTTCCCATCCCGAACAGGACCGTGAAACGACTTTGCGCCGATGATAGTGCTGCAACCAGTGTGAAAGTAGGTCATCGTCAGGCTTTTATTTAGAAAACCCTTCAGTAGAAATACTGGAGGGTTTTTGCTTTGTGCCATCACTTTGTATCCCCATTACTCGGCCCGGAAATGGCGGGAAAATACAGATAGCTGTCCACGCTTACGCTTGAAAACCCGCCTGCATCTCCAGCCTGACGATCATTTCTTCAATCATTCCTCCTTTATTACAGTCAGATGAAATCCGCGTGGATTCATTTTTCCTGTCTTCCTCCGAACTCCACCGCATTCATTTTTTGTCCCGTATAAACAGGGCATGTATTCCTGCGGCGGTATTTCGTCGCGTGATTTTTTATGCGAAAACCCCAGGAAGAAAACCGACAGGACAGACCGCAATCCGTACGCAGTTCTGTTCAACTGACATATGACAAGCAGACTAGAGAACTATCGTTCGCGTCTAAACTTGTGCAGCATCCATCACGCACAAGATTTGATATCTAGTCATTGCGTTCCAAACAATTTTTAGATACGGTTGTAAGGAGCGCCTTGAATTGTGTGATTTCTTCTTGCCGATGTCATGGCATGTCACGCCAATCGATGGCAGTCCCCTCGCAGTGCAATTGGAGAGTTGAAATGGATGATGTAGTCATTGTTTCCGCTGGACGTACTGGTGTTGGAAAATTCGGCGGTGCGCTGGCCAGGACCGCGGCTTCCGATCTTGGTGCGCATGTCATAAAAAATTTACTGGCGCGTAGCGGTATTGCGGCTGATCAAATCAGCGAAGTGATCCTCGGCCAGGTACTGACTGCAGGTTGCGGGCAAAATCCCGCGCGCCAGGCATTGATACGCGGTGGCATTCCCGATATGGTGCCGGCGTTCACAATCAATAAAGTATGCGGCAGCGGTTTGAAAGCGACGCATCTCGCGACGCAGGCCATCCGATGTGGTGATGCACAAATCATTATTGCCGGCGGGCAGGAAAACATGAGTGCGTCGCCGCACGTGCTGAATAATTCGCGCGATGGTTTCCGCATGGGTGACGCAAAGTTGGTCGACATCATGATTCATGACGGCCTGTGGGATGTCTACAATCAATACCACATGGGCACCACTGCAGAAAACATCGCAAAGAAATTCGGTATCTCGCGCCAGGAGCAGGATGAGTTTGCGCTGGAGTCACAGAACAAAGCCGAGGCCGCGCAAAAGGCCGGCAAGTTCAAGGATGAAATCATCCCTTTTGAGATCCAGAGTAAAAAAGGAAACACTGTCTTCGACAGTGATGAATACATCAAGCATGGCACGACACTGGAATCACTCGCGGCCTTGCGTCCGGCTTTTTCCAAAGACGGTACCGTGACGGCTGGTAATGCTTCAGGTATTAACGATGGAGCGGCAGCGGTAATCATGATGACGGCACAGAAGGCCAAGGAACTTGGCCTCAAGCCTCTGGCAAAGATCAAGGCGTATTCGTCAGCAGGGGTAGATCCGAGCGTGATGGGTATGGGGCCGGTTCCTGCCGCCCAGCTATGCCTGAAGAAAGCCGGCTGGAAGCATCAGGATCTCGACCTGATGGAAATCAATGAAGCCTTTGCGGCACAGGCGATTGCAGTGAATCGTGAAATGGGCTGGGATACCAGAAAGATTAATGTGAATGGTGGTGCGATTGCGATCGGCCATCCTATCGGTGCATCCGGTTGCCGCATCCTGGTCACCCTGTTACACGAAATGATACGGCGCGATGCGCACAAAGGTTTGGCCAGCTTGTGCATAGGTGGCGGAATGGGAGTGGCGCTTGCAATCGAACGTTAAGAAACAGGCAGCTGCTTATATAAAAGAATAAAGAGGAGACGGATATGACACGCCTTGCATTGGTGACAGGTGGCATGGGTGGTTTGGGCGAAGCGATTTGCATCAAACTGGCGGCACTCGGATATCAAGTGGTTACGACTTATTCGCCGGGTAACAAGAAGGCGGATGAGTGGCTGAAACTCATGAAGGAAAGCGGTTACGATTTCCACGCTTATCCATGTGACGTTTCTGACTATGACTCGGCGCAGCAATGCGTGGCCCAGATCGAAAAAGAAATGGGCCCGGTCGATGTGCTGGTCAACAATGCGGGTATCACACGCGACATCACTTTCAAGAAAATGGGCAAACCGGATTGGGATGCGGTGATGGCGACTAACCTGGACTCCGTTTTCAATATGACGAAACCGGTATGCGACGGCATGGTCGAGCGTGGTTGGGGCCGCATCATCAATATTTCTTCGGTGAACGGGCAGAAGGGTGCCTTCGGTCAAACCAATTACTCGGCAGCGAAAGCCGGCATGCATGGCTTTACCAAGGCACTGGCGCTGGAAGTCGCGCGCAAGGCCGTTACCGTAAATACGATTTCACCCGGTTATATCGGCACCAAGATGGTGATGGCGATTCCGCAGGATGTGCTGGATACGAAAATCGTGCCGCAGATCCCGATGGGACGTTTGGGCAAGCCGGAAGAAATTGCAGGCCTGGTTGCCTACCTCGCTTCGGATGAAGCGGCCTTCCTGACGGGGGCCAACATCGCCATCAATGGCGGCCAGCATATGTATTAAAAATAACAGCGCCGGGTCGAGCCCGGCGCTATGCAAGAAAATGACGCTGATTGGATGTCAGGCAGGTTGATCGATCAATTCCTGCAGGCGTTCAATCAGCGTTTCTGTTTTGGTGTAGCCGGATGTCACCAGGTGCAACTCACCTGATTTTTCCAGGACCAAAGTCGGGAAGCCGGAGACGCCCCAGAGTTTGGTTTGTGTGAAATCGGCTTCGGTGGCATTGCGTGCTTCTTCCGAGGCCCAGGTCTTCAGGAATTCAGCGGCATCGATATTGATATCGGCTTTTTCAAAGACCGAAACGGCAATATCGGCCAGCACTTCACCCTTGGTGGTATCCAGGTTCTCGGCATAAAAGCCATGCTGGATCGCGTGGAATACATCGAGCGCGGTATCCGGGGCCAGCATGCCGGCAGTGACGACGGCACGGCAAGCCGGTTCGGTATCGTAAATAAAACCTTCATGCGACAAACCGTTTTTGGCGAAAGGCAGGCCGCTGACTTCTTCCACTTTCTTCCAGTGGTGCAGCAAGGTCGCCTTCAACTTCTCATCCATTACTTCCTTGTTGTAGGCACGCAAGCCGCCGACGATCAATTCCAGCTGGGTATCCGGCAAGCCGCCCAGCAAGGTCTTGAGTTCAGGCCCGAAGCCGTAGCACCACGAACACATAGGATCAGCGATATAGATGAGTTTGGCCATGAATCAGTTTCCTTGTTATGAGTCGGTCAGGACAGTCAGCAGCATAGCACCAGAGTTCAGCTTTCCGTCGTCGTTGCGATGGATAATTTTGGCTGCTGGCGCAGGGTCTGGACGGCTTTGCTAAAGACTTCGTAAGGGACGACTGCATTCAGTTTGCGCCATAATTGCCACAACAAATCAGCGTCGGCCAGCGCACGGTGGCGCGCTTCCGGAATCAAGTCATGGCGCGCAATCAGGCTATCCAGATTGTGTTTCTTTTCAGCCGGGAACAGGGCGCGCGACAATTTGACCGTGCACAGCATTTCCGCATTCAGCACATGCCCGCTGCGGACGAAGGCATGGTGCAGGAAGCCGTAGTCGAAGCGCGCATTGTGCGCGATGAACAAGCCGTCCTGCAGGCGCTCACGCACGGTATCGGCCAGTGTCTCGAACATGGGTGCGCTCTCGACCATCTCGTCGCTGATGCCGGTCAGGCCCTGGATGAATTCAGGGATAGGACGACCGGGATTGACGAAGGTGGACCAGCGATCGATGCAACCATCGGGGTCGACCGCGACTATCCCTATCTCGGTAATCCGGTCATTGACCAGATTCGCACCGGTTGTTTCCAGATCAACAAATATCAGTTTTTCGTTTAAGCTCATGGCCGCATTGTCCCATGCCTGCCGTTTTTCAGAGCGAAACAAATAGCCGGGCTTAAGCCGCGGCGCGCACCTTGATGCGGACGTCGCCGAGGGCAACCACCTGGCCTGCACGGATTTTGCAGGTTTTGCGCAATTCGGTTTGCCCATCCACTTTGACCTTGCCGCTGGCGACCAGCACTTTACCGGCACCGCCGCTGTCGCAGATGCCGACCAGTTTCAGCAGTTGGTTCAATTCGACGAATTCGTCGTTCAGTTCAAATTCAAGTTGTTGCATCGTATGCCTGCTTTAAAAGTGGAATGGAATCAAGCCAGCGTCTTGCGCGCATTGTCCAGCCACATATCGAGTGTGGTCAGCAGGTCGATCTGGCTGAAGGAGCAGCTTTCTTCGGTGAACAGGCTGCCTGCTTCCAGGCGTCCCAGCAAATCTTCCATCACTGT of Janthinobacterium sp. Marseille contains these proteins:
- a CDS encoding RNA-binding S4 domain-containing protein, which gives rise to MQQLEFELNDEFVELNQLLKLVGICDSGGAGKVLVASGKVKVDGQTELRKTCKIRAGQVVALGDVRIKVRAAA
- a CDS encoding 3'-5' exonuclease, which gives rise to MSLNEKLIFVDLETTGANLVNDRITEIGIVAVDPDGCIDRWSTFVNPGRPIPEFIQGLTGISDEMVESAPMFETLADTVRERLQDGLFIAHNARFDYGFLHHAFVRSGHVLNAEMLCTVKLSRALFPAEKKHNLDSLIARHDLIPEARHRALADADLLWQLWRKLNAVVPYEVFSKAVQTLRQQPKLSIATTTES
- a CDS encoding acetyl-CoA C-acetyltransferase — its product is MDDVVIVSAGRTGVGKFGGALARTAASDLGAHVIKNLLARSGIAADQISEVILGQVLTAGCGQNPARQALIRGGIPDMVPAFTINKVCGSGLKATHLATQAIRCGDAQIIIAGGQENMSASPHVLNNSRDGFRMGDAKLVDIMIHDGLWDVYNQYHMGTTAENIAKKFGISRQEQDEFALESQNKAEAAQKAGKFKDEIIPFEIQSKKGNTVFDSDEYIKHGTTLESLAALRPAFSKDGTVTAGNASGINDGAAAVIMMTAQKAKELGLKPLAKIKAYSSAGVDPSVMGMGPVPAAQLCLKKAGWKHQDLDLMEINEAFAAQAIAVNREMGWDTRKINVNGGAIAIGHPIGASGCRILVTLLHEMIRRDAHKGLASLCIGGGMGVALAIER
- a CDS encoding beta-ketoacyl-ACP reductase; protein product: MTRLALVTGGMGGLGEAICIKLAALGYQVVTTYSPGNKKADEWLKLMKESGYDFHAYPCDVSDYDSAQQCVAQIEKEMGPVDVLVNNAGITRDITFKKMGKPDWDAVMATNLDSVFNMTKPVCDGMVERGWGRIINISSVNGQKGAFGQTNYSAAKAGMHGFTKALALEVARKAVTVNTISPGYIGTKMVMAIPQDVLDTKIVPQIPMGRLGKPEEIAGLVAYLASDEAAFLTGANIAINGGQHMY
- a CDS encoding DsbA family protein, which codes for MAKLIYIADPMCSWCYGFGPELKTLLGGLPDTQLELIVGGLRAYNKEVMDEKLKATLLHHWKKVEEVSGLPFAKNGLSHEGFIYDTEPACRAVVTAGMLAPDTALDVFHAIQHGFYAENLDTTKGEVLADIAVSVFEKADINIDAAEFLKTWASEEARNATEADFTQTKLWGVSGFPTLVLEKSGELHLVTSGYTKTETLIERLQELIDQPA